The Cylindrospermum stagnale PCC 7417 genome segment ACTCCGGCAGCGTGCCGAGGCCAATCGGATTCGGATGATTCTCAAACAGCCGGAACGGGGCAATATCTTTGACCGTAAAGGCAAACTTTTAGCTAGTACTCGCTATCCCCGGTCTGTATATTTATGGCCGATGGCACATACTAAGCCCTCATGGTCAGTTGTGGGGCCACGGCTAGCAAAAATTCTCGATATTCCCCAATCCGAGATGGAACAGAAACTAGAAAAAGCTGGTGCTAACTCTTCTTCTCTCATCCGCATTGCTCGCGACCTGAATGAAGCCCAAATTACAGTATTAAAGGAGTATACAAATGAACTCTCAGGCGTAGAAATCAATACAGAAGCCGTTCGCTACTACCCCCACGGCGATAAATTGGCTCATATACTCGGCTATACCCGTGAACTGACTGCCGAACAGTTAGAAAAAAGAAAGCAGGAAGGCTACCGTCTGGGAGATGTGATTGGTCAGATGGGGGTGGAAAAAGCTTATGAGCAAACCCTACGGGGAGAATGGGGTGGTCAGCAGGTAGAAGTGGATGGTGCTGGTCGCCCAATCCGGGTTGTGGGAGATAAACAGGCAAAGGCTGGTAATGATCTACACTTAACTATAGATTTGGATCTGCAAAAGGCAGCTGACAAAGCTTTAGGAAAATACCAAGGTGCGATCGTCGCCATCGATCCAAATAACGGTGCTGTCTTAGCAATGACATCTCACCCCACCTTTGACCCAAATATCTTCTCCAAGCAAAAACTCTCCGAAAAAGACTGGAAAAGCGTCCAAGGTAAAGATCATCCTTTGGTTAATCGCGCCCTGAGTGCCTTTCCTCCCGCCAGCACTTATAAAATTATCACCACGACAGCAGGGCTGGAATCGGGCAAATTTTCTCCTGATACAGTACTACAAACCTTTGGCTCCCTGACCATCGGTGGTGTGACCTTTGGTGAATGGAATCACGCCGGATTTGGCCCGTTGGGATTTCCGGAGGCGATGGCTATGAGTAGTGATACTTTCTTCTATCAAGTTGGCAGGAAAGTCGGTGGCCCTACTTTGATCGAATGGAGTCGCAAATATGGGTTTGGTCAAAAAACTGGTATTGAGTTTGTTAATGAAGAATCCAAAGGCTTAGTTCCCGATGAAATCTGGAAACAGAAAGTTTTTAAGATCCCTTGGACTGTAGGCGACACCATTAATATGTCAATTGGTCAAGGTGCTTTGCAAGTCACACCCCTGCAAGCAGCAATTATGTTTGCTGTGCCGGCTAATGGTGGTTACCGAGTCAAGCCGCATTTGCTCAAAGACCATGAACAAGCAAAAAGCTGGCGAGAATCCTTAGAAATGAAGCCGTCAACGCTCAAAGTTCTCCGCGACGGACTGCGGAAGGTGGTGAGTGATGGCACCGGTAAACGCTTAAATGTGCCATCAATTGCTCCTGCATCGGGCAAGAGTGGTACAGCTGAAGCCGGTGCTGGTCGCCCAAATCATACTTGGTTTGGTGCCTATGCCCCTAGTGATAAACCAGAAATTGTGGTTGTGGCCTTTGGTGAAAACTCCGGCGATCATGGCGGGACTATTTGTGGTCCAATGGCTTTGCAAGTGCTAGAAGCCTATTTTCAGCATAATTACCCTGGCAAATATCAGAAAGCCCAGTCTGGGGAATCAGAAACTGAGACTCATAATTCCGCAAATACAACTGACGACTAAATCAAGGAAGTTTGAGAAAGGATCAACTTTTCCCATTACACCAGTAGTGTAGAGACGTTGCATGCAACGTCTCTACATGGAGAAAGAATTTCTGTTGTGTGGCTCATTTACCTGAAAATCGCCGTAAGTTGGGCTTTGATGATTCCTCTTCCTTCGCTAATTCAGCATCCGCTCTAGAGCTAAAATTACCAGGAAAATACCTACTTGTAAGTCTCTGGCTAACTAGTAAGATATATTAAGCAGATAGAATATTAGATTTCACTCGATTCTATGCATTAGAAAAAATTTAGCAAAACTGTGCTCTCTTGATTAATTGTCCGCTAAATACCGAGCAGGAATATAGCACAATTGTAGATAAATAATGCTAATTTTGAAATTTTCTTTAGTCTTATGACCTTGTTGCACCCATCTCCACTGAGCGGACAAAAAAATACACGTACAGTTGGCCGGAATTTCCAGCCGCTATTTATAATCATATTTACCTTGTTGATGATTTCGGGAATAGGCGTTCGTTTGGCTTATTTGCAAATTGTTGAAGGAGCAAACCACCGAAAACGGGCAGAGTCCAACCGGATTCGGATGATTCCCAAACAGCCTGAACGAGGGAACGTCTTTGACCGCAATGGCAAACTTTTAGCTAGTACACGCTATCCCCGGTCTGTATATTTGTGGCCGATGGCACATACTAAGCCTTCATGGTCAGTTGTGGGACCGCGTCTGGCGAAAATTCTTGATATCCCCCCATTAGAGATGGAAGAGAAACTAGAAAAGGCTGGTGCTAACTCTTCTACTCTCATCCGCATTGCTCGCAACCTGAATGAAGCAGAAATCACGGCTTTGAAGGAGTATACAAATGAACTCCCAGATGTAGAAATTCATACGGAAGCAGTTCGTTATTATCCCCACGGTGAGGAATTGGCCCATATACTCGGTTACACCCGTGAACTAACTCCTGAACAGTTAGAGAAAAAGAAGCCGTTAGGCTACCGTCTGGGAGATGTGATTGGTCAGATGGGGGTGGAAAAGGCTTATGAGAAAACCCTACGGGGTGAATGGGGTGGTCAGCGGGTAGAAGTGGATGGTGCTGGTAGACCACTCCGGGTTTTGGGAGAGAAACAGGCAAAAGCTGGTAAAGACTTGCACTTGACGATAGATTTGGAGATGCAAAAGGCTGCTCAAAAAGCTTTAAAGAATCGCAACGGTGCGATCGTCGCCCTTGACCCAAAAAACGGTGCTGTCTTAGCAATGGTGTCTTACCCCACCTTCGACCCCAATATTTTCTCTAAGCAAAAACTCTCCCAAAAAGATTGGAAAACTGTCCAAGGTGACGAGCATCCTTTGGTCAATCGTGCCCTCAGTGCCTTTCCCCCCGCTAGTACTTTTAAAATTGTCACCACCACAGCCGGGCTAGAATCAGGTAAATTTTCCCCTAACACTGTGCTACAAACCTACGGTTCTTTAACTATTGGCGGTACCCGTTTTGGTGAGTGGAATCATGCCGGATTTGGCCCCTTGGGTTTTGTCGGGGCGATGGCTATGAGTAGTGATACTTTCTTTTATCAAATTGGTCGGGGGGTTGGCGGGCCAGCTTTGATTGAATGGACTCGCAAATATGGATTTGGTCAAAAAACTGGCTTTGAGTTTACCTCAGAAGAAGCAAAAGGTTTAGTTCCTGATGAGACTTGGAAGCAGAAAGTTTTTAAAATGCCTTGGACTGTAGGCGATAGCATTAATATGTCAATTGGTCAAGGTGCTTTACAAACTACTCCTCTGCAAGTAGCTGTGATGTTCGCTGTACCTGCTAATGGTGGTTATCGTGTCAAGCCGCATTTGCTCAAAGATCGTGAAGACGCAAGCATCTGGCGAGAGTCGCTAAATATGAAGCCGGAAACTGTCAAAGTTCTCCAACAGGGGCTGCGGAAGGTGGTGTCTGATGGTACGGGTAAGACTTTGAAACAGCCAACAGTTCCTCCAGTTGCTGGTAAAAGTGGCACAGCGGAAGCTTGGAGGCGTGGGGTGAAAGAAAATCACGCTTGGTTTGGTGCTTATGCTCCCGCTGATAAACCAGAAATTTTGATTGTCGCTTTTGCTGAACATTCTGGGGGTGGCGGTGGCAGTGTTGCTGCACCGATGATTTTAGAAGTGATGGAAGGTTATTTTTCGCGGAAGTATCCAGGGAAATATAAGAAATAACTTCTAATATCAAGTTCGGCGAATTACTTTATATTCCTGAAGAACCCCACCCCGATAAAGCTGTGCTTTATCTCCCCTCCCCGCAAGCGAGGAGGGGTTTAAGTATCGAATTGAACCGGACTTGATATCACAACAAAATCCCCAAGTTTAAGTAGAGCAACGTAAATAATTAAAGGTTTGTAGTGAGGGCTTCAGCCCTACTTTGAGGGCTGAAGCCCTCACTACAAGCTAATTTCAATATTTCTTACTTTACAAAACCCCATACGATTCAGTTAAAAAATCGTAGGTTGGGTTAAACGAAGTGAAACCCAACAATTTAGGACTTAACGGACAGGAAATGTTAAATATGGGGTATGGTTTGTGTGATTAAAAGTTTTAATTCGTGCGTTAGGGAACGCACGCTACGGGTAGGATGCGTAAAGAGACGCATCAAAGAAATCATCCAAAAATCTAAAATCTAAGATTGAATTATTGGGGCTGAGTGGGTCTGAGATTTCTGGCTTTGTAGAATGTTTCCAAGCTATCGCGATCGCCAACAAAACGCCAGTGCCAAGGTTCATAACTCACACCTTGGGGATTATCTTTGGGAAAAGACAACTCAAAACCGAAACGAGCTGCATTTGTTTGTAGCCACTGATAAGCCTTAGTATTGTCGAAATTAGCTTGGAGATTTGTTGCTGGTACTGCGCCGTCACCAATATCCGCAGCGTAACCTGTATGATGTTCACTATGACCAGGAGGAGCGCTGAGAGCGGCTCTTTGTGCTGGGGTTTGATTGCGCTGGGCACCAACAGCAAAAAACAACTGCTCTTGCTCTTTAACTGAGCGAAATCCAGAAATTGGTACTAAAATGACACCCGCACTCCGCGCTGCTTGCGACATCGCCTGAAACTTTTCGGCAGCAACTTTTCGCATTCTCATGCGTCCATCTGCGGAAATTGCAGCTAGTTCTGACTCAACTGCTTCTGGATATGCCAAATGCCCCAATATAGTATCGTTATTATTCCCAGGTGTATTGACAGAATTATCAGTTTGTGTATTTGGTGCAGATGCTGTACTAGCAGGCGTTGGTTGAGAATTATCTGTTTTTTTGGGTACAGTCACGAAAAACAAAAACCCACTAATTACCGCCAGCAGCAAAAATCCCACTAGTCCCCCAATCAGCAAAACCTGGGCTGGCAAGCGGATCTTGGTTGCTACATCTGGATGATCGCGTAAAGCCACTGGAATATCATCGCCAGATGAAGCCGATGAGTTTTGCGGTTTTCCAGGAACCCCAGCCTTATTCAAAAATTAACTCCTGTATTTGTTGAATTACCATAACAGATTATGAACTAGACAAAAGTGACTTTAACAGGTAACATCTCACATCTGCATTCCTAGGCTTAATTTTGATAAACCTGCTAGAACTATACGTCAAGCTGGGGGGATTAGTCTTAGTAGGATTTATGCTGGGACGTAAACTACCTCACACGGTGCCCACCCGCTTAGGTCAGTTTCTCTTTTGGGTGGGAGGGCCTATCAGTATCGTATCTTTTTTACGCCAAGCCGATTTATCGGGGCAGATTTGGATAGCACCTGCGATCGCCTATTTAGCCATGTTACTAGGAGCCTTTCTCGCTTGGCTAGGAATTAAAGGTCAAGCTTATTTCACAAATACCATCCCCCAACAACCAACTCAGGGTACTTTGATCCTAGCAGCAATGGTGGGTAACACAGGCTATTTGGGCTTTCCCATTACCCTAGCAATGGTAGGCAAGGAATACTTTGCCTGGGCACTCTTTTACGATTTGCTGGGGTCAGTTTTCGGATCTTATGGCTTGGGTGTCGCCCTAGCAGCCAATTTTAGCAGCAGTGTGAGTAATTATGGAGAGACAGCTAAAGCCATCTTAATTAATCCTGCTTTGTGGAGTTTTGGATTTGGGTTACT includes the following:
- the mrdA gene encoding penicillin-binding protein 2, translating into MDILPTSLLSIKKDTRTVGRGFQSIFLIVFTLLMMSGIGTRLAYLQISEGTKLRQRAEANRIRMILKQPERGNIFDRKGKLLASTRYPRSVYLWPMAHTKPSWSVVGPRLAKILDIPQSEMEQKLEKAGANSSSLIRIARDLNEAQITVLKEYTNELSGVEINTEAVRYYPHGDKLAHILGYTRELTAEQLEKRKQEGYRLGDVIGQMGVEKAYEQTLRGEWGGQQVEVDGAGRPIRVVGDKQAKAGNDLHLTIDLDLQKAADKALGKYQGAIVAIDPNNGAVLAMTSHPTFDPNIFSKQKLSEKDWKSVQGKDHPLVNRALSAFPPASTYKIITTTAGLESGKFSPDTVLQTFGSLTIGGVTFGEWNHAGFGPLGFPEAMAMSSDTFFYQVGRKVGGPTLIEWSRKYGFGQKTGIEFVNEESKGLVPDEIWKQKVFKIPWTVGDTINMSIGQGALQVTPLQAAIMFAVPANGGYRVKPHLLKDHEQAKSWRESLEMKPSTLKVLRDGLRKVVSDGTGKRLNVPSIAPASGKSGTAEAGAGRPNHTWFGAYAPSDKPEIVVVAFGENSGDHGGTICGPMALQVLEAYFQHNYPGKYQKAQSGESETETHNSANTTDD
- the mrdA gene encoding penicillin-binding protein 2 produces the protein MTLLHPSPLSGQKNTRTVGRNFQPLFIIIFTLLMISGIGVRLAYLQIVEGANHRKRAESNRIRMIPKQPERGNVFDRNGKLLASTRYPRSVYLWPMAHTKPSWSVVGPRLAKILDIPPLEMEEKLEKAGANSSTLIRIARNLNEAEITALKEYTNELPDVEIHTEAVRYYPHGEELAHILGYTRELTPEQLEKKKPLGYRLGDVIGQMGVEKAYEKTLRGEWGGQRVEVDGAGRPLRVLGEKQAKAGKDLHLTIDLEMQKAAQKALKNRNGAIVALDPKNGAVLAMVSYPTFDPNIFSKQKLSQKDWKTVQGDEHPLVNRALSAFPPASTFKIVTTTAGLESGKFSPNTVLQTYGSLTIGGTRFGEWNHAGFGPLGFVGAMAMSSDTFFYQIGRGVGGPALIEWTRKYGFGQKTGFEFTSEEAKGLVPDETWKQKVFKMPWTVGDSINMSIGQGALQTTPLQVAVMFAVPANGGYRVKPHLLKDREDASIWRESLNMKPETVKVLQQGLRKVVSDGTGKTLKQPTVPPVAGKSGTAEAWRRGVKENHAWFGAYAPADKPEILIVAFAEHSGGGGGSVAAPMILEVMEGYFSRKYPGKYKK
- a CDS encoding M15 family metallopeptidase, which encodes MNKAGVPGKPQNSSASSGDDIPVALRDHPDVATKIRLPAQVLLIGGLVGFLLLAVISGFLFFVTVPKKTDNSQPTPASTASAPNTQTDNSVNTPGNNNDTILGHLAYPEAVESELAAISADGRMRMRKVAAEKFQAMSQAARSAGVILVPISGFRSVKEQEQLFFAVGAQRNQTPAQRAALSAPPGHSEHHTGYAADIGDGAVPATNLQANFDNTKAYQWLQTNAARFGFELSFPKDNPQGVSYEPWHWRFVGDRDSLETFYKARNLRPTQPQ
- a CDS encoding AEC family transporter, yielding MINLLELYVKLGGLVLVGFMLGRKLPHTVPTRLGQFLFWVGGPISIVSFLRQADLSGQIWIAPAIAYLAMLLGAFLAWLGIKGQAYFTNTIPQQPTQGTLILAAMVGNTGYLGFPITLAMVGKEYFAWALFYDLLGSVFGSYGLGVALAANFSSSVSNYGETAKAILINPALWSFGFGLLFRQVAIPSLVESCLEILAWTVVALSLVLIGMRLSRLNSWDKFPQAGISLIIKMLLVPVILGSLLPFLGVTGDPAKVIILQMAMPPAFATLVIAETFNLDRDLAVTALAMGVVVLVVTIPVLLWLF